Proteins encoded within one genomic window of Brassica rapa cultivar Chiifu-401-42 chromosome A09, CAAS_Brap_v3.01, whole genome shotgun sequence:
- the LOC117128419 gene encoding uncharacterized protein LOC117128419, whose product MASRRGQGTSPPMPPGATGVAATGQASSSRSNSYPQMSLNAMFNAPARISQPHLHPDKINGALWFSIDPSVNAFIRATWQAYYMGPWKSWRSVPDERRDSWWQTFVQNFYWEQQFNDLVYALWKKETWTSIGEWISTKKRKNKQPKYINENDWTTLMEYWATEPAKKKSKKAAKSRKSDPLGKGVYKHNAGPVGFARIEYNMTVETGEPPSYTDLVRRTHTKKDGTFVDYRAEELVTQAEMEATQVSNTNSDGSPQSPSATSAPSRILLNQAYLKNAKGKRGHIYGLGSAQYREHAPSARVPASLARNLELELRVSGLETSFQSVIDDVSAVKADVGAVKEDVATMKEDFAATRAAIAELIQSLRPQANPQQQPPSTQA is encoded by the exons ATGGCCTCAAGAAGAGGACAAGGGACATCTCCTCCTATGCCTCCTGGTGCCACGGGAGTGGCTGCAACCGGACAAGCTTCATCCTCCCGTTCAAATAGCTATCCGCAAATGTCTCTCAATGCCATGTTCAATGCTCCTGCTAGGATATCCCAGCCACACCTCCATCCTGATAAGATCAATGGAGCGTTATG GTTTTCTATTGACCCATCAGTGAATGCTTTCATCCGTGCAACATGGCAAGCATACTACATGGGACCTTGGAAGAGTTGGAGGTCTGTCCCTGACGAAAGGAGGGATTCATGGTGGCAGACGTTTGTG cAAAATTTCTACTGGGAGCAACAGTTTAATGACTTGGTCTATGCTCTCTGGAAGAAGGAAACATGGACTTCGATTGGTGAATGGATTAGCACCAAGAAGAGGAAAAACAAGCAGCCAAAGTACATCAATGAGAATGACTGGACGACCCTTATGGAGTATTGGGCGACAGAACCAGCcaagaagaagagcaagaaaGCTGCTAAAAGCCGCAAGTCTGATCCTCTGGGTAAAGGGGTATACAAGCACAATGCAGGACCGGTTGGTTTTGCAAGAATTGAATACAACATG ACTGTGGAGACTGGTGAACCTCCATCCTACACAGACCTTGTCAGGAGGACACACACGAAAAAGGATGGGACGTTTGTGGACTATCGTGCAGAAGAACTGGTAACTCAAGCTGAGATGGAAGCTACTCAGGTCTCTAACACTAACAGTGATGGATCACCTCAAAGTCCATCAGCAACCTCAGCTCCTTCTCGCATCTTGTTAAACCAAGCTTATCTGAAG AATGCTAAAGGTAAGAGGGGGCATATCTACGGACTTGGCAGTGCCCAGTATAGGGAACATGCGCCATCTGCAAGAGTCCCTGCTTCTCTGGCCCGCAACTTGGAGCTGGAGTTGCGAGTGAGTGGACTAGAGACAAGCTTCCAAAGTGTGATTGATGATGTAAGTGCAGTGAAGGCTGATGTAGGTGCTGTGAAGGAGGATGTGGCAACAATGAAGGAGGACTTCGCAGCAACAAGGGCTGCAATCGCTGAGCTCATCCAATCACTTCGACCCCAAGCTAACCCTCAGCAACAACCCCCTTCGACTCAGGCTTAG